CGATCATGAGGTGCTGCGCTGCATGGCGTTGCTCAGGTACATCGGCCTTGACAGCCAGCCCGGTAGGCTATATCTGGAAATACCCCAGGCCTCCAAGGACAAGGTGGCGGAATTCCTGGTCAGTTGTGGTCTGGACCCGGCCCGGCCCCCGGTGGTATTGAACATCACCCGTTGGGCCTACCGCCCGGAGTGCACCTGGCCCGACGAGAAGTACCGCCGCCTGGCCGGGGAGCTGGCCCGGCGGCCGGAGGGCCTAATTGTCACCCATGCCCCGGGCGACAAGGAGTGGGTGTCGGGTATACTGTCAGGGCTGAAACCCGAGGTGCCGGTGTTCGCCTCGCCCAGCCTCAAGGACTTTGCCGCGGCCATCGCCGCCGGCCGGGCCTTCATCACCCCCGAGGGGGGGCCCATGCATTTTGCCGCGGCGGTGCATCGGCCTCTGGTGGTGATGTGGTCCTCCACCCCCTTGTGCAACTGGCGGCCCTGGGGCGTGCCCTGCGAGGTGTTGGGAGCCACCGGCCCCATCGCCCCCATAACGGTGGAAGAGTTGCTGGCCGCCCTGGAGCGGCTGCCGGCTTCTCCTTTGAACGATTGAGAGTACCGGACCCCATGGCTTTAACCCGGTGCCGCGATTCCCTGGCCCCCAGACCACGGAGCAAGGCCTGATGTCCACATACCTGATCACCGGCGGAGCCGGTTTTATCGGCTCCCATTTGGCCGAAACCCTGGTCAAGGACGGCCACTCGGTGCGCGTGCTGGACAACCTGGCCACCGGCCACCGCGAAAATCTGGAGCCCGCCTCCGGGGGGCCGGGCGCTCTGGAGTTCATCGAGGGCGATATCCGCGACCTGGACACCTGCCAGCGGGCCTGCGACGGGGTGGATTACGTTTTGCACCAGGCGGCCCGGGCCAGCGTGCCCCGCTCCATCGAGAACCCCCTGGCCACCAACGAGGTCAACGTCAAGGGCAGCCTGAACGTGCTCTACGCGGCCAAGGAGGCCGGAGCCAAGCGGGTGGTCATGGCCTCCAGCTCCTCGGTCTACGGCAACGTGGAGCCGCCGGACGCGCCCAAGGTGGAGACCCTGCCGCCCCGGCCCATGAGCCCCTACGCCGCCTCCAAGGTGTCCATGGAGCACTACGCCGCCGCTTTTTATGCCGTCTACGGCCTGGAGACGGTGTGCTTGCGCTACTTCAACATCTTCGGGCCGCGCCAAGATCCCAACTCGCCCTACGCGGCGGTGATCCCCAAGTTCCTGTTCTGC
This region of Desulfarculaceae bacterium genomic DNA includes:
- a CDS encoding SDR family oxidoreductase, with protein sequence MSTYLITGGAGFIGSHLAETLVKDGHSVRVLDNLATGHRENLEPASGGPGALEFIEGDIRDLDTCQRACDGVDYVLHQAARASVPRSIENPLATNEVNVKGSLNVLYAAKEAGAKRVVMASSSSVYGNVEPPDAPKVETLPPRPMSPYAASKVSMEHYAAAFYAVYGLETVCLRYFNIFGPRQDPNSPYAAVIPKFLFCLMEGERPPVHGNGRQSRDFTYIDNVVQANLAACTAPQAAGQAINVAAGVSHDLLDLLDILMRLTGVRLEPEFLDPRAGDVAYSLADLTKARELLGYEVTVDFRAGLGHLVKLAQEGRYLA
- a CDS encoding glycosyltransferase family 9 protein, whose protein sequence is MSVLAGILNPLVLGRLRDDPGPFDPARVKSILVVRNDNIGDVLCTTPAIQALREAFPRAHLAAMVCTLSQQAIEGHPALDELLVYPKAKHKHFGALESYQRMGAMLRAARARRFDLAVAFRDSFSPSQAWLAYASGARWRLGPEARGKRKRLGFYYNLPAPWPPKDDHEVLRCMALLRYIGLDSQPGRLYLEIPQASKDKVAEFLVSCGLDPARPPVVLNITRWAYRPECTWPDEKYRRLAGELARRPEGLIVTHAPGDKEWVSGILSGLKPEVPVFASPSLKDFAAAIAAGRAFITPEGGPMHFAAAVHRPLVVMWSSTPLCNWRPWGVPCEVLGATGPIAPITVEELLAALERLPASPLND